A genome region from Variovorax paradoxus includes the following:
- the leuC gene encoding 3-isopropylmalate dehydratase large subunit has translation MARTLYDKIWDEHVVHTEEDGTAILYIDRHLVHEVTSPQAFEGLREAGRKLWRISSVVATADHNTPTTGWERGYEGIADPTSKEQVTTLDHNIAEFGAAAFFPFLSKRQGIVHVIGPESGATLPGMTVVCGDSHTSTHGAFGALAHGIGTSEVEHVMATQTLLGKKAKNMLVKVEGKLPLGCTAKDIVLAIIGKIGTAGGTGYTIEFAGSAIRDLSMEGRMTVCNMAIEAGARAGLVAVDEKTIAYVKGRPLAPTGVEWDQAVGYWRTLQSDAGATFDAVVELDATQIQPQVTWGTSPEMVVEINGRVPDPDKEKDASKRGAIERALVYMGLEPNKAMNDIFIDKVFIGSCTNSRIEDMREAAAVVKKLGQKVAKNVKLAMVVPGSGVVKEQAEREGLDLIFKAAGFEWREPGCSMCLAMNADRLEPGERCASTSNRNFEGRQGAGGRTHLVSPAMAAAAAVHGHFVDVRTFA, from the coding sequence ATGGCACGCACGCTCTACGACAAGATCTGGGACGAACACGTCGTCCATACCGAGGAAGACGGCACCGCGATCCTCTACATCGACCGCCACCTGGTGCACGAAGTGACCAGCCCGCAGGCCTTCGAAGGCCTGCGCGAAGCCGGCCGCAAGCTGTGGCGCATCAGCTCGGTGGTGGCCACCGCGGACCACAACACGCCCACCACCGGCTGGGAGCGCGGCTACGAGGGCATCGCCGACCCGACCAGCAAGGAGCAGGTCACCACGCTGGACCACAACATCGCCGAGTTCGGCGCCGCCGCTTTCTTCCCGTTCCTGAGCAAGCGCCAGGGCATCGTGCACGTGATCGGGCCGGAGTCGGGCGCGACGCTGCCGGGCATGACCGTGGTGTGCGGCGACTCGCACACCTCCACGCACGGCGCGTTCGGCGCGCTGGCGCACGGCATCGGCACCAGCGAGGTCGAGCACGTGATGGCCACCCAGACGCTGCTGGGCAAGAAGGCGAAGAACATGCTGGTGAAGGTCGAGGGCAAGCTGCCGCTGGGCTGCACGGCCAAGGACATCGTGCTGGCCATCATCGGCAAGATCGGCACGGCCGGCGGCACGGGCTACACCATCGAGTTCGCGGGCTCGGCCATTCGCGACCTGAGCATGGAAGGCCGCATGACGGTCTGCAACATGGCCATCGAGGCCGGCGCGCGCGCCGGGCTGGTGGCGGTCGACGAAAAGACCATCGCCTACGTCAAGGGCCGGCCGCTGGCGCCCACCGGCGTGGAATGGGACCAGGCCGTGGGCTACTGGCGCACGCTGCAGTCCGACGCTGGCGCCACGTTCGACGCGGTGGTCGAACTCGATGCCACGCAGATCCAGCCGCAGGTGACCTGGGGCACGTCGCCCGAGATGGTGGTCGAGATCAACGGCCGCGTGCCCGATCCCGACAAGGAAAAGGACGCCAGCAAGCGCGGCGCCATCGAGCGCGCGCTGGTCTACATGGGCCTGGAGCCCAACAAGGCCATGAACGACATCTTCATCGACAAGGTGTTCATCGGCTCGTGCACCAACAGCCGCATCGAAGACATGCGCGAAGCCGCGGCCGTGGTGAAGAAGCTCGGCCAGAAGGTCGCGAAGAACGTGAAGCTCGCAATGGTCGTGCCCGGCTCGGGTGTGGTGAAGGAACAGGCCGAGCGCGAAGGGCTCGACCTGATCTTCAAGGCCGCTGGTTTTGAATGGCGCGAGCCGGGTTGCTCGATGTGCCTGGCGATGAACGCCGACCGGCTCGAGCCCGGTGAGCGCTGCGCATCGACCAGCAACCGCAACTTCGAAGGCCGCCAGGGCGCCGGTGGCCGCACCCACCTCGTGAGCCCGGCCATGGCCGCTGCCGCCGCCGTGCACGGACACTTCGTCGACGTGCGCACCTTCGCCTGA
- a CDS encoding LysR substrate-binding domain-containing protein, with protein sequence MSTSERNFARRIDLTSLQLFVAVCELGSIGRAAEREFIAASAISKRLSDLEATLGTTLLYRHARGVDLTPAGESLLHHARSVLYSLEKMQGELSEYADGVRGHVRVHANISAIVQFLPEDLGVFTRAHEAIKIDLEEHLSSEVIRAVQEGAADLGVCHVAGGAGELQSLSYRHDRLALIVPTGHALAAKGSIDFADSLDFDHVGLHTNSSIYVAMHEAALTAGRSVKLRIHVTGLDAMCRMIENGLGIGVMPQRAFELMQNGIGRRLASVALDNAWAAREIRLVARDFSTLPVAARTLVNHLHAAADPAEQLAA encoded by the coding sequence ATGAGCACGTCTGAACGCAACTTTGCCCGCCGCATCGACCTCACGTCGCTGCAGTTGTTCGTGGCCGTCTGCGAACTCGGCAGCATCGGGCGCGCGGCGGAGCGTGAATTCATTGCGGCGTCGGCCATCAGCAAGCGGCTGTCGGACCTCGAGGCGACCCTCGGCACCACCCTGCTCTACCGCCATGCGCGCGGTGTCGACCTCACGCCCGCCGGCGAAAGCCTGCTTCACCATGCACGCTCGGTGCTCTACAGCCTCGAGAAGATGCAGGGCGAACTCAGCGAATACGCAGACGGCGTACGCGGCCACGTGCGGGTGCACGCCAACATCTCGGCCATCGTGCAGTTCCTGCCGGAAGACCTGGGCGTCTTCACGCGCGCCCACGAGGCCATCAAGATCGACCTCGAAGAGCATCTGAGCAGCGAGGTGATCCGCGCGGTGCAGGAAGGCGCAGCCGATCTCGGCGTGTGCCATGTGGCCGGTGGCGCGGGCGAACTGCAGAGCCTGTCGTACCGCCACGACCGCCTCGCACTGATCGTGCCCACGGGGCATGCGCTGGCGGCCAAGGGCAGCATCGACTTTGCCGACTCCCTCGATTTCGACCACGTCGGCCTGCACACCAACAGCTCGATCTACGTCGCGATGCACGAAGCGGCGCTGACTGCCGGGCGCAGCGTCAAGCTGCGCATCCACGTGACGGGGCTGGACGCGATGTGCCGGATGATCGAGAACGGCCTGGGCATCGGCGTGATGCCGCAGCGCGCGTTCGAACTGATGCAGAACGGCATCGGCCGCCGCCTCGCGAGCGTGGCGCTCGACAACGCCTGGGCCGCCCGTGAGATCCGCCTGGTCGCGCGCGACTTCTCCACGCTGCCGGTGGCGGCGCGCACGCTGGTGAACCACCTGCACGCGGCCGCAGATCCCGCCGAGCAACTGGCGGCCTGA